The region CCAACCAGCGCGACCTGCTCAGGCGGCTCGCCGAGCAGCTGCACGAGGCGGCAGGGCGGCGCGAGCACCTGCTCAACCTGTTGCGGACCCTGTGGCTCCAGGTGGCCAACCTTCGCGCCGAGGCGGCCCGCGATGCGCTCGTGGACGCCGACGTGACCGGCCGTATCCGCGCGGCCGTCGCGGAGATCGGTGCCTACACCGAGGCTTCGGCGACGTTGCGGACGGACACGCCGTCTTGAGTTATTGAACTCGCCAACCCTTCTTTGTCTCCCATGACGGCCTCCCTAGCGATAGATGGCCACTCGCTCACCCTCGACGACGTCGCCCGCGTCGCGCGCGGCGAGGTCACGACCGTCACGCTCGCCCCAACGGGACGCACCGCGTTGGAACGGGCGCGGCGCGTGATCGAGGACGCGATCGCGGCCGGCGAGCGAGTCTACGGCGTGACGACGGGCTTCGGCCGGCTCGCCGAGGTGATGATCCCACCCGACGCGCGCATTCTGCTCCAGCGCAACGTCATCATGAGCCATGCCTCCGGCTTCGGCGAGCCGATCTCCCGCGAGGCCGTGCGCGCGCTCATGCTGCTGCGCGCCAACACGCTCGCCCACGGCCACTCGGGCTGCACCGTGCGCTGCGTGGAGCTGCTCCTCGACTTCCTGAATCGCGGTATC is a window of Gemmatimonadales bacterium DNA encoding:
- a CDS encoding aromatic amino acid lyase; amino-acid sequence: MTASLAIDGHSLTLDDVARVARGEVTTVTLAPTGRTALERARRVIEDAIAAGERVYGVTTGFGRLAEVMIPPDARILLQRNVIMSHASGFGEPISREAVRALMLLRANTLAHGHSGCTVRCVELLLDFLNRGI